Proteins from a single region of Manis javanica isolate MJ-LG chromosome 5, MJ_LKY, whole genome shotgun sequence:
- the LOC108391985 gene encoding uncharacterized protein isoform X1, whose protein sequence is MASGQAGLQRCRLASPGPPGWTPSMGPWRHMLMAPSSGELKGLLRSSQCCFSARRLEGLPVQAVSVGGRQLQRLSGNTVNVYTGTEQEAAGSSLEPSEKLRPRVFRWVLYCLGSQLPQARVPAHQSPGAGT, encoded by the exons ATGGCTTCTGGGCAGGCCGGCCTGCAGCGCTGCCGGCTGGCCTCCCCAGGGCCCCCGGGATGGACACCCAGCATGGGCCCCTGGAGACACATGCTCATGGCACCCTCTTCAGGGGAGCTGAAAGG GCTCCTCAGAAGCTCTCAGTGTTGCTTCTCGGCCCGCAGATTGGAAGGACTACCTGTCCAG GCTGTCTCCGTGGGTGGCAGGCAGCTGCAGCGTCTCTCTGGGAATACTGTGAATGTTTACACTGGTACTGAACAGGAGGCTGCAGGATCCTCTCTCGAGCCCAGTGAGAAGCTGCGACCCCGGGTTTTCCGGTGGG tTCTCTACTGTCTTGGGTCCCAGTTACCCCAAGCCAGGGTCCCAGCTCACCAGAGCCCCGGAGCAGGGACCTGA
- the LOC108391985 gene encoding uncharacterized protein isoform X2, translating to MASGQAGLQRCRLASPGPPGWTPSMGPWRHMLMAPSSGELKGLLRSSQCCFSARRLEGLPVQAVSVGGRQLQRLSGNTVNVYTGTEQEAAGSSLEPSEKLRPRVFRWEKHEDCKV from the exons ATGGCTTCTGGGCAGGCCGGCCTGCAGCGCTGCCGGCTGGCCTCCCCAGGGCCCCCGGGATGGACACCCAGCATGGGCCCCTGGAGACACATGCTCATGGCACCCTCTTCAGGGGAGCTGAAAGG GCTCCTCAGAAGCTCTCAGTGTTGCTTCTCGGCCCGCAGATTGGAAGGACTACCTGTCCAG GCTGTCTCCGTGGGTGGCAGGCAGCTGCAGCGTCTCTCTGGGAATACTGTGAATGTTTACACTGGTACTGAACAGGAGGCTGCAGGATCCTCTCTCGAGCCCAGTGAGAAGCTGCGACCCCGGGTTTTCCGGTGGG
- the SLC9A8 gene encoding sodium/hydrogen exchanger 8 isoform X8, producing MGAVIKIIEFKKLANWKEEEMFRPNMFFLLLLPPIIFESGYSLHKGNFFQNIGSITLFAVFGTAISAFVVGGGIYFLGQADVISKLNMTDSFAFGSLISAVDPVATIAIFNALHVDPVLNMLVFGESILNDAVSIVLTNTAEGLTRKNMSDVSGWQTFLQALGYFLKMFFGSAALGTLTGLISALVLKHIDLRKTPSLEFGMMIIFAYLPYGLAEGISLSDHSLESHVDALVSRPCQRGSREDSGHFHWRTLCIMAILFSGIVMSHYTHHNLSPVTQILMQQTLRTVAFLCETCVFAFLGLSIFSFPHKFELSFVIWCIVLVLFGRAVNIFPLSYLLNFFRDHKITPKMMFIMWFSGLRGAIPYALSLHLDLEPMEKRQLIGTTTIIIVLFTILLLGGSAMPLIRLMDIEDAKARRRNKKDINLSKTEKMGNTVESEHLSELTEEEYEAHYIRRQDLKGFVWLDAKYLNPFFTRRLTQEDLHHGRIQMKTLTNKWYEEVRQGPSGSEDDEQELL from the exons GAAGAAGAAATGTTTCGTCCAAATATGTTTTTCCTCCTCTTGCTTCCACCTATTATATTTGAGTCAGGATATTCATTACACAAG GGTAACTTCTTCCAAAACATTGGTTCCATCACCCTATTTGCAGTGTTTGGCACAGCGATTTCCGCTTTTGTAGTAGGTGGAGGAATTTATTTTCTGGGTCAG GCTGATGTAATCTCTAAACTCAACATGACAGACAG TTTTGCATTTGGCTCCCTCATTTCTGCTGTGGATCCAGTGGCTACTATTGCTATTTTCAATGCACTTCACGTGGACCCCGTGCTCAACATGCTGGTTTTCGGAGAGAGTATTCTCAATGACGCAGTCTCCATTGTCCTGACCAA cACAGCTGAAGGtttaacaagaaaaaatatgtcaGATGTCAGTGGGTGGCAAACATTTTTACAAGCCCTTGGCTACTTCCTCAAAATGTTCTTTGGCTCAGCAGCACTTGGCACTCTCACTGGCTTAATCTCTGCATTA GTGCTAAAGCATATTGACTTGAGGAAAACACCTTCATTGGAGTTTGGCATGATGATCATATTTGCTTATCTTCCTTATGGGCTCGCAGAAGGAATCTCACTCTCAG ATCACTCTCTGGAGTCCCATGTGGATGCTCTTGTGAGCAGACCTTGCcaaagaggaagcagagaggactCTGGCCATTTTCACTGGAGAACTCTTT GCATCATGGCCATCCTGTTCTCAGGCATCGTGATGTCTCACTACACGCACCATAACCTGTCACCGGTCACCCAGATCCTCATGCAGCAAACCCTCCGGACCGTGGCCTTCCTGTGCG AAACATGTGTGTTTGCATTTCTTGGCCTGTCCATTTTTAGTTTCCCTCACAAGTTTGAACTTTCCTTTGTCATCTGGTGCATA GTGCTTGTACTGTTTGGCAGAGCTGTGAACATTTTCCCGCTTTCCTACCTCCTGAATTTCTTCCGTGATCATAAAATCACCCCGAAGATGATGTTCATCATGTGGTTTAGTG GCCTGCGGGGGGCTATCCCTTATGCCCTGAGCCTGCACCTGGACCTGGAGCCCATGGAGAAGCGGCAGCTCATTGGCACCACCACGATCATCATCGTGCTCTTCACCATCCTGTTGCTGGGCGGCAGCGCCATGCCCCTCATCCGCCTCATGGACATTGAGGATGCCAAGGCACGCCGCAGGAACAAGAAGGACATCAACCTCAGCAAGACAGAGAAGATG GGCAACACTGTTGAGTCGGAGCACTTGTCAGAGCTCACCGAGGAGGAGTACGAAGCCCACTACATCCGGCGCCAGGATCTCAAAGGCTTCGTGTGGCTGGATGCCAAGTATCTGAACCCCTTTTTCACGCGGCGGCTAACGCAGGAG GACCTCCACCACGGGCGCATCCAGATGAAAACCCTCACCAACAAGTGGTACGAGGAGGTGCGCCAGGGCCCTTCCGGCTCCGAGGACGATGAGCAGGAGCTGCTGTGA